In Cupriavidus basilensis, one genomic interval encodes:
- a CDS encoding TIGR00730 family Rossman fold protein, with protein sequence MDSKLTGAAAGGANAAPPSDAAGADNPAAALKQAAQGSITTAADMDVNVTVSTAADGPGDTSPAAGIRANPRKMIPSLRALADEDRATAKKARASWQMFTIMAEFIEATEYLSEIRPAVSIYGSARLREDSPYYQRTIEIARLFSDAGFAVISGGGPGIMEAANKGAHAGKSASVGLNIELPHEQQGNPYQDIAMRFRHFFTRKVTFVKNSDAFIVMPGGFGTLDELAEVLTLVQTGKSRAVPVVLFGNRFWKGLLDWFRFTLLPMGLIAEHDLDLMKIVDEPHEVLEAVYEYYEQRGGDNPIPPKEEMFYL encoded by the coding sequence ATGGACTCAAAATTGACTGGTGCCGCCGCAGGCGGTGCGAACGCCGCCCCCCCTTCCGACGCAGCCGGCGCCGATAACCCGGCAGCGGCCCTCAAGCAGGCCGCGCAAGGCAGTATTACCACCGCGGCCGATATGGACGTGAACGTGACGGTCAGCACCGCTGCCGATGGCCCGGGAGATACGTCTCCCGCCGCCGGCATCCGCGCCAACCCACGCAAGATGATTCCCAGCCTGCGTGCGCTGGCCGACGAAGACCGCGCGACCGCAAAGAAGGCGCGCGCTTCGTGGCAAATGTTCACGATTATGGCAGAGTTCATCGAGGCGACCGAGTACCTTTCGGAGATCCGCCCGGCGGTATCGATCTACGGCAGCGCGCGCCTGCGCGAGGACTCGCCTTACTACCAGCGCACCATCGAGATCGCCCGCCTGTTCTCCGACGCCGGCTTCGCGGTGATCTCGGGCGGCGGCCCAGGCATCATGGAGGCGGCCAACAAGGGCGCCCACGCGGGCAAGTCGGCCAGCGTAGGCCTGAACATCGAGCTTCCGCACGAGCAGCAAGGCAATCCCTACCAGGACATCGCCATGCGCTTTCGCCACTTCTTCACGCGCAAGGTCACCTTCGTCAAGAATTCGGACGCCTTTATCGTGATGCCGGGCGGTTTCGGCACACTGGATGAGCTGGCCGAAGTGCTGACGCTGGTGCAGACCGGCAAGTCCCGCGCCGTGCCGGTGGTGCTGTTCGGCAACCGCTTCTGGAAAGGCCTGCTTGACTGGTTCCGCTTCACGCTGCTGCCGATGGGCCTGATCGCCGAACACGACCTCGACCTGATGAAGATCGTGGACGAGCCGCACGAAGTGCTCGAAGCGGTATATGAGTACTACGAGCAGCGCGGTGGCGACAACCCGATCCCGCCCAAGGAAGAGATGTTCTACCTGTAA